A region from the Stygiolobus caldivivus genome encodes:
- a CDS encoding glycosyltransferase — translation MKISVVIPTLNSERTVEVAVKSALSVADEVIVVDSFSSDRTVEIAEKGGARVIQVKGSRLIARIEGAKASHGDYIVNLDADMYFSENFKAFEEKVIALGEITVGKGVVHKLMSLDREITHKKWSENLSVTSGGIIPRVYDRQLLLKAYENIPANLREKLHAFEDSITYYEVLKLYKGKVQFIPNAVYHIEDDTLFHFMRKWYKYGKNAKLLRGTEYERVIKERKTRPGLSTTEKMKLLLPTLIKGIPFALGYYL, via the coding sequence ATGAAAATAAGCGTAGTAATTCCGACGTTAAACAGCGAGAGAACTGTGGAAGTTGCAGTTAAGTCAGCCCTTTCCGTTGCAGACGAGGTTATCGTAGTAGATTCCTTCTCTTCTGATAGAACTGTTGAAATTGCGGAAAAAGGGGGAGCAAGAGTGATCCAAGTTAAGGGGAGCAGGCTTATTGCTAGGATTGAGGGGGCAAAAGCGTCTCACGGCGATTATATAGTTAACCTTGACGCTGACATGTATTTTTCAGAGAACTTTAAGGCCTTTGAGGAGAAGGTCATTGCACTTGGTGAGATCACTGTTGGGAAAGGGGTAGTCCATAAGTTAATGTCATTGGACAGGGAAATAACACACAAGAAGTGGAGTGAGAACCTATCCGTGACTAGCGGAGGAATTATCCCCAGGGTGTATGACAGGCAACTGCTACTGAAGGCTTACGAAAATATCCCTGCCAATTTGAGGGAGAAACTGCACGCCTTTGAGGACAGCATAACCTATTATGAAGTTCTAAAACTATATAAGGGAAAAGTGCAGTTTATCCCTAACGCTGTTTACCACATAGAGGACGACACTCTCTTCCACTTCATGAGGAAGTGGTACAAGTATGGTAAGAACGCAAAGTTGTTGAGGGGCACAGAATATGAAAGGGTTATAAAAGAGAGGAAGACTAGACCTGGGCTCTCGACCACTGAGAAAATGAAGCTCCTTTTACCTACCTTGATAAAAGGTATTCCTTTTGCTTTAGGGTACTATTTATAG
- a CDS encoding carbamoyltransferase: protein MIVIGFNWPIFHDHAVAVIQDGELVFATEEERFTRHKHSIEELPLNSLKQAFKFLKKRGIKPKDVDAYAINWHPSLFNLKYRYLKSWQALVKLLSYSVINYTEFSSLVGNFARPDIVCLAKRLIRKAISDLGEEVPSDIKIYPVRHHLSHAASAYYFSGYSSAAVMTIDGTGEYEATVIWKVKDGEFEPVLSMHTSYGSLGDLYENIMMHISFNFLEGPGKGMGLAPYGKMSHYYDKLKQFVKINPEGDMPFYIADGKMIKTKDHVKPYLIYSNIAQKVVGKIVWDPHGELNEDAVNVAWAVQKVTEEAVLATAKWAKDHTGEDKVALAGGVALNAKASMELHYAKIFNDVFIFPAANDAGGPVGAAAYVYEHVLGGKMKRQRLRNVYLGPEYDDETVKKVVQDSKFKAEYVGEDVNAVADLVAKGYILTWYQGRAELGPRALGNRSIIADPTRKEYWRLVNEIKGREWWRPLAPSLLDEDKGTYFKDPVSHEFMILMLRYKDKEVCKRVPVTCHVDLTARPQTVTRDQNKTWYDLIKAFKDIKGEGLIMNTSFNLAGEPLVETPQEALRSFAVKGFDAMYIQGWLIYKR, encoded by the coding sequence ATGATAGTAATAGGCTTTAATTGGCCAATATTCCATGATCATGCTGTAGCTGTAATACAAGACGGAGAATTAGTTTTTGCTACAGAAGAGGAAAGGTTTACTAGACATAAGCACTCAATTGAAGAGCTTCCGTTAAACTCTCTAAAGCAAGCATTCAAATTCTTGAAAAAGAGAGGAATAAAGCCTAAGGATGTGGACGCTTATGCAATAAATTGGCACCCTTCGTTGTTTAATTTGAAATACAGATATCTTAAATCGTGGCAAGCATTAGTTAAACTCCTTTCATATAGTGTTATTAATTACACGGAATTTTCGTCGTTGGTAGGTAATTTTGCTAGACCAGATATTGTATGCCTTGCAAAGAGACTTATTAGAAAGGCAATTTCAGATCTCGGAGAAGAAGTACCCTCAGACATCAAAATATATCCTGTTAGGCATCACTTGTCTCATGCAGCTTCTGCATATTACTTTTCAGGCTATAGTTCAGCAGCAGTCATGACGATAGACGGCACTGGTGAATATGAGGCGACAGTAATTTGGAAAGTTAAGGATGGAGAATTTGAGCCTGTTCTATCTATGCATACATCCTATGGATCTTTAGGAGATCTTTACGAGAATATTATGATGCATATATCTTTCAATTTCCTTGAAGGTCCTGGAAAAGGTATGGGATTAGCCCCTTATGGTAAAATGTCACACTATTACGATAAACTAAAGCAGTTTGTTAAAATTAACCCAGAAGGAGATATGCCATTTTATATAGCAGATGGTAAGATGATAAAAACAAAGGATCACGTGAAGCCCTATTTAATATATTCGAATATCGCCCAAAAAGTAGTAGGTAAAATAGTCTGGGATCCTCATGGAGAATTGAATGAAGACGCTGTAAACGTTGCTTGGGCTGTTCAAAAGGTCACTGAAGAAGCAGTTTTGGCTACTGCAAAGTGGGCAAAAGACCACACTGGTGAGGATAAGGTGGCACTTGCTGGAGGAGTAGCACTAAACGCTAAAGCTAGTATGGAGTTGCATTACGCTAAGATCTTCAACGACGTGTTTATCTTTCCGGCTGCTAATGATGCCGGTGGGCCTGTTGGTGCTGCAGCTTACGTTTACGAACACGTCCTTGGGGGGAAGATGAAAAGACAGAGATTAAGGAACGTTTATCTAGGCCCAGAATACGACGACGAGACCGTTAAGAAGGTCGTTCAGGATAGTAAGTTTAAGGCCGAATATGTTGGTGAGGACGTTAATGCTGTAGCTGATTTAGTTGCCAAGGGTTATATCCTAACTTGGTATCAAGGTAGGGCTGAACTAGGCCCTAGGGCACTCGGTAACCGTTCAATTATTGCGGACCCAACTAGGAAGGAGTATTGGCGTTTGGTCAACGAGATTAAAGGTAGGGAGTGGTGGAGGCCATTGGCACCGTCTTTGCTAGACGAGGATAAAGGCACTTACTTTAAAGACCCGGTCTCTCACGAGTTCATGATTTTGATGTTACGTTATAAGGACAAAGAAGTATGTAAGAGAGTTCCGGTAACTTGTCATGTTGATTTAACTGCAAGGCCTCAGACTGTCACAAGGGATCAGAATAAGACTTGGTATGATTTGATCAAGGCGTTCAAAGACATTAAGGGTGAAGGTCTCATAATGAACACTTCCTTTAACCTCGCCGGCGAGCCCTTAGTTGAAACACCTCAGGAAGCGCTACGTAGTTTTGCAGTTAAGGGGTTCGACGCGATGTACATTCAAGGGTGGTTAATATACAAGAGGTAA
- a CDS encoding glycosyltransferase family 4 protein: MACFIVKGDIVESKTGTIRWALEVQKSIPNTSLFYIGKSKPISENQYLIKTEKLGKMYLIIPSFSNFKNIILLFKCKSIYFVDIPALPFFLPIYFVLKIMRRKIIFGLHGFIQRDNGFNGKIFRYIARHEIVHVLNKYDKDLMEKNGCKKVVLIPNFIYTDKSEIIKCGKFVVLFVGRLDIYHKGIDLLADIISRIKDKAEFHIIGDGEGKKIIEEIAKSQHNVKYLGKVNDETLRMEYAKASLFILTSRFETFAYVLLEAQTHGLPVVVFDLPEIRDNIINGKLVKPFNTEEFSRAILDFYDKYTLDKEKYYKMREEIRTCAYNRFGKDKIVNELMKLLT; encoded by the coding sequence GTGGCATGTTTTATAGTTAAGGGAGATATAGTAGAATCCAAAACCGGGACAATCAGATGGGCTTTAGAAGTTCAGAAGTCTATTCCTAATACTTCCTTGTTTTACATTGGTAAATCGAAACCTATTTCTGAAAATCAATACTTAATCAAAACTGAAAAACTCGGTAAAATGTACTTAATTATACCCAGTTTTTCCAATTTTAAAAATATAATTTTATTGTTTAAATGCAAATCAATATATTTTGTAGATATTCCTGCACTTCCGTTCTTTTTACCGATATACTTTGTTTTAAAGATTATGAGGAGAAAAATAATATTTGGCCTTCATGGTTTTATCCAACGTGATAATGGCTTTAACGGGAAAATATTTAGATATATTGCAAGACACGAAATTGTTCACGTATTAAATAAGTATGATAAGGACTTAATGGAGAAAAATGGTTGTAAGAAAGTTGTTCTAATTCCTAATTTCATATACACTGATAAGTCAGAAATTATAAAATGCGGCAAATTTGTAGTATTATTCGTAGGAAGACTGGATATCTATCATAAAGGGATAGATTTGTTAGCTGATATAATATCTAGAATTAAAGATAAAGCGGAATTTCATATAATAGGGGATGGAGAAGGAAAGAAAATAATAGAAGAAATTGCAAAAAGTCAGCATAATGTTAAATACCTAGGAAAAGTTAATGATGAAACTTTACGTATGGAGTACGCCAAAGCATCATTATTTATTCTAACTTCTAGATTTGAAACATTTGCATATGTTTTGCTTGAAGCACAAACCCACGGTTTGCCTGTAGTCGTATTTGATTTGCCAGAAATTAGAGATAATATAATTAATGGAAAATTAGTAAAACCGTTCAATACTGAAGAATTTTCTAGAGCAATCTTAGATTTTTATGACAAATATACACTAGACAAAGAAAAATACTATAAAATGAGAGAAGAGATAAGAACATGTGCGTATAATAGATTTGGTAAAGATAAAATAGTAAATGAGCTTATGAAGCTTTTAACATAG
- a CDS encoding glycosyltransferase, protein MMSLGLVDSRAISNLNGGTERHVREIIKRLSLRYKLYYLPTPHSFLGISEDQLKEVKKYAKVPAFFESLLDKKPTFSLVRELLTFSPLAKELLEGYKKEIDELDFAYTSHNYRIQLMSSILISRLGRNYGMLLMTDPHNSLLEKESFLRCVNVWNKIWFNKKSAIEFCSIQRLQNIVFLTKALRRKPSFIAVMNYGALSYTNLPRYFNTRVLSPPHAFNPLALKYRDFNKEGYVVFLGRINTAKGANEALEVGKYVKLKMIGYPEQEFITKRAKSLGVEVIENVSEEEKFEILSKAKALILPSHQESFSVTGIEALAVGTPVIAYDLPSLTSIYKFKPVFFIREFDVKSLVEKAKDLVKLDNRKIEEMFSPDLDEFIKLHSSWDNVVNAVDSLIKNFI, encoded by the coding sequence ATGATGTCATTAGGATTAGTGGACTCAAGGGCAATAAGTAACCTTAATGGCGGTACAGAAAGGCATGTAAGGGAAATAATTAAGAGGCTTTCGTTGAGATATAAACTTTACTATTTACCCACACCCCACTCATTTTTGGGTATTTCCGAAGATCAGTTGAAGGAAGTAAAAAAGTACGCAAAAGTCCCAGCGTTTTTTGAAAGTCTTTTAGATAAAAAGCCTACTTTTTCCCTAGTTAGAGAACTTCTAACTTTTTCGCCTCTAGCTAAAGAACTCCTAGAAGGTTATAAGAAGGAAATTGATGAGTTAGACTTCGCTTACACCTCACATAATTACAGAATACAACTTATGTCTTCGATCCTAATCTCACGACTTGGAAGGAATTATGGCATGTTATTAATGACTGACCCTCATAATTCTTTGCTTGAAAAAGAATCGTTCTTGCGTTGTGTAAATGTTTGGAACAAAATATGGTTTAACAAAAAGAGTGCAATAGAGTTTTGCAGTATCCAGAGACTCCAAAACATAGTCTTTTTAACAAAGGCCCTAAGGAGAAAACCTTCTTTTATAGCAGTAATGAATTATGGCGCCCTTTCTTATACTAATTTACCTAGGTATTTTAATACACGAGTTTTATCCCCTCCTCACGCCTTCAATCCCTTGGCGTTAAAATACAGGGACTTTAATAAGGAAGGCTACGTCGTCTTTTTAGGGAGGATAAACACTGCAAAAGGTGCTAACGAAGCTCTAGAAGTAGGTAAGTATGTTAAGCTGAAAATGATAGGTTACCCTGAACAAGAGTTCATAACCAAGCGAGCTAAAAGCCTGGGAGTAGAAGTAATCGAGAACGTGTCCGAGGAGGAGAAATTTGAAATATTATCTAAAGCTAAGGCTCTAATTTTACCTTCACACCAGGAGTCCTTCTCAGTCACTGGGATCGAGGCATTAGCAGTAGGAACGCCAGTAATAGCTTATGACTTACCTTCACTGACCTCGATTTATAAGTTTAAGCCGGTATTCTTTATAAGAGAATTTGATGTCAAATCTTTAGTAGAAAAGGCTAAAGACCTAGTTAAACTTGATAACAGGAAGATAGAGGAAATGTTTTCTCCAGACCTTGACGAGTTCATTAAACTCCACTCTTCATGGGATAACGTAGTTAATGCTGTAGATTCACTGATTAAGAATTTCATATAA
- a CDS encoding glycosyltransferase family 4 protein — MRILISPPMRFGEEFTGGARRTLEVYSRIGEEVYLCVDKHTLSKVDPSISPLLNKFKLVESSSTSRKDYLQGFLHCLSTAKKADVILSYSEFSLSVAYSYFLSVLSRKPLVIFVHHVTEELRGNSRLHFLLKLGFKGSKGIICLDNPEVIEELKRMFSCKKVLPSTNGINVEDYYTTDEKICDGLFIGNYGERKGVNYLANIWEAVNERTSAKLCIIGKGWKEVPKNSIYYGFVSEEKKREILAKSKVFVFPSVYEGFSLATAEALASYLPVITWDLPWAKRFLTIKVPPYDIEKFADIVIDLLRDEEKRKQLGNESRKFAETLTWERASEMEKKALYEILNQ; from the coding sequence ATGAGGATCCTAATTTCGCCACCGATGAGGTTTGGCGAAGAATTTACTGGAGGCGCCAGGAGGACTTTAGAAGTTTATAGTAGAATAGGGGAGGAAGTGTACCTTTGCGTCGATAAACATACTTTGAGTAAAGTAGACCCTAGTATTTCACCGCTTCTAAATAAATTTAAGTTAGTAGAAAGTAGTAGCACTTCGAGAAAGGATTATCTCCAAGGCTTCTTACACTGTCTGTCCACGGCTAAGAAAGCAGATGTTATATTAAGTTATTCCGAGTTTTCATTAAGCGTTGCCTACTCATATTTTCTATCAGTCTTGTCCAGAAAACCTCTAGTAATATTCGTCCACCACGTTACTGAGGAGCTTAGAGGTAATTCAAGGTTACACTTCCTCCTTAAGTTAGGGTTTAAGGGGAGCAAAGGGATAATTTGTCTAGATAATCCAGAGGTAATAGAGGAGTTAAAAAGGATGTTTAGTTGCAAGAAGGTCTTACCGTCTACTAACGGTATTAACGTAGAAGATTATTATACTACCGACGAGAAGATATGTGATGGTTTATTTATAGGAAATTACGGTGAAAGAAAGGGAGTAAATTATCTAGCAAACATATGGGAAGCCGTAAATGAAAGAACGAGTGCAAAGCTCTGCATAATAGGTAAAGGGTGGAAGGAGGTTCCAAAAAACTCTATTTATTACGGCTTTGTAAGCGAAGAGAAGAAGAGGGAAATTTTAGCTAAATCGAAGGTCTTTGTTTTTCCATCAGTCTATGAGGGCTTTTCGTTAGCTACTGCTGAAGCTTTGGCTTCTTATTTACCCGTAATTACCTGGGACTTACCTTGGGCTAAGAGGTTTTTAACTATTAAGGTCCCGCCTTATGATATAGAAAAATTTGCAGATATAGTGATAGATCTACTTAGAGATGAAGAGAAGAGGAAGCAATTGGGAAATGAGAGTAGAAAATTTGCAGAAACCTTAACTTGGGAAAGAGCGAGCGAGATGGAAAAGAAGGCATTATATGAAATTCTTAATCAGTGA
- a CDS encoding glycosyltransferase family 4 protein, protein MKITIITSSLTSNYSGGSTHVNNVVYRLTRYFDVEFVPSINFFINNPKAEGELDKIRKNGIKIPEFVYSFSFTSLKPSFLPYSPSVYEAFAEKVKLDSDLIYDPDYTTPESVFISNRNKVPLGMALHEPLYSLSQSILYTYYSLKPFFLNSIDYFIKRSIALYLLTRRKEGYIKRANYMSFIAGVSKGTLDSIKINKAKKYLLYPGNGVDKELLQYRTKRKEDYLVFWTTLIPPKGILNFAYILKSLKNKGVDVKAKVAGKFLYDKFKNHFFKYVDENSLDIEYLGFTEKKKLYETVSKARLLIYPSLADGFSITVLEALALGTPVIAYSIPTVYSVYKDVPAVRFVKEGNINRVAEEAERELRNGELLDAVFSDEVRSFVEFHNWDNVTESLVKIIKNIVNNR, encoded by the coding sequence GTGAAGATAACAATTATAACGTCAAGTTTGACTTCAAATTATTCCGGAGGGTCCACTCACGTTAACAATGTCGTTTATCGTCTAACGAGATACTTTGACGTAGAGTTTGTCCCTTCTATAAACTTCTTTATTAATAACCCTAAGGCCGAGGGTGAATTGGATAAAATACGCAAAAACGGGATTAAAATCCCTGAATTTGTTTATTCCTTCTCCTTCACTAGCCTTAAGCCGTCTTTTCTTCCGTACTCTCCCTCTGTGTATGAGGCTTTTGCTGAAAAGGTTAAACTTGACTCCGACTTGATATATGACCCAGATTATACTACGCCGGAGAGCGTCTTCATTTCAAACAGAAATAAGGTACCGCTAGGCATGGCTCTCCATGAACCTTTATATTCTCTCTCACAGTCAATATTATACACTTATTATTCGCTAAAGCCATTTTTCTTAAATTCAATAGATTACTTTATAAAAAGGTCTATAGCACTTTATTTACTTACTAGGAGAAAAGAAGGATATATTAAGCGGGCTAACTACATGAGCTTTATAGCTGGAGTAAGTAAAGGCACTCTTGATTCCATAAAAATAAACAAGGCAAAAAAGTACCTCCTTTATCCGGGCAATGGCGTAGATAAGGAGCTTTTACAATACAGGACTAAACGTAAAGAGGACTATTTAGTATTCTGGACTACTTTAATCCCGCCTAAAGGAATTCTTAATTTCGCCTATATACTAAAGTCGCTAAAAAATAAGGGAGTCGATGTTAAGGCTAAGGTAGCCGGCAAGTTTCTTTATGATAAGTTCAAGAACCATTTCTTTAAATACGTGGACGAAAATTCTCTAGATATAGAATACTTAGGTTTTACCGAGAAAAAGAAACTTTATGAAACAGTATCTAAAGCGAGACTTTTAATATACCCATCTCTAGCTGACGGGTTTTCCATTACAGTTTTAGAAGCACTAGCATTAGGCACTCCAGTTATAGCTTATTCAATACCTACAGTATATTCAGTTTACAAAGACGTCCCGGCGGTAAGGTTTGTTAAGGAAGGTAATATAAATAGAGTGGCAGAGGAAGCTGAAAGAGAACTTAGAAACGGGGAATTATTAGACGCGGTGTTTAGCGATGAGGTAAGGTCGTTCGTAGAATTTCATAACTGGGATAACGTCACAGAAAGCCTTGTTAAGATTATTAAAAATATTGTAAATAACCGGTGA
- a CDS encoding glycosyltransferase, which produces MRVLLVSSKGDFKEDVSKVTGIGRYAREVYNGLINAGVDVAILPLYDYSSLSSSVLTTVKGIFNNYSGYDNIHLLSPKPFFPIRKSKAKLITTVHDLFFLRYRESQPMPLMKRFYVKSILSSDAVIVVSSLVKEDVEKLGYKKKVFIVNPGIDGLFFNKPVGKKDRRDIVKIGYIGRIDSERKNVVRGIRVFKKLKEKNVVFELWGSYNPNSEIYKEILREAKDDSRIKIMGPVSDEKLIEVYDSFDAFFFPTREEGFGFPIVEAQARGIPVIVFKDAGIPQEVCEYCIKVEDELPSLDYILSFGEKYGEKLRKEASKFSWENSIKGIINVYNSLMH; this is translated from the coding sequence ATGAGAGTACTTCTAGTATCTAGTAAAGGAGACTTTAAGGAAGACGTAAGTAAAGTTACCGGTATAGGGAGGTATGCGAGAGAAGTTTACAATGGCCTAATTAACGCAGGGGTTGACGTTGCTATTTTACCCCTTTACGATTACTCTTCGCTCTCATCTTCTGTTTTAACTACAGTTAAAGGAATATTTAATAATTATTCTGGCTATGACAATATTCATTTACTATCTCCCAAACCTTTCTTTCCGATAAGGAAGAGCAAGGCAAAGTTAATAACTACCGTACATGATTTATTTTTTCTTAGATATAGAGAATCACAACCAATGCCTTTAATGAAAAGATTTTACGTGAAGAGTATACTAAGTTCCGATGCAGTTATAGTAGTCTCAAGTTTAGTGAAAGAAGACGTGGAAAAACTGGGTTATAAGAAAAAGGTTTTCATAGTTAACCCTGGTATAGACGGGTTATTCTTTAATAAACCTGTGGGAAAGAAGGATAGGAGAGATATAGTAAAAATAGGCTATATAGGAAGGATAGACTCAGAAAGGAAGAACGTAGTTAGGGGGATAAGAGTGTTTAAGAAATTAAAAGAGAAAAATGTAGTTTTCGAATTGTGGGGAAGTTATAATCCTAACAGCGAAATTTATAAGGAGATTTTAAGGGAGGCAAAAGATGACTCTAGAATAAAGATAATGGGACCGGTGTCAGATGAGAAACTTATAGAAGTTTACGATTCTTTTGACGCATTCTTCTTTCCAACTAGGGAGGAGGGTTTCGGATTTCCAATAGTTGAAGCTCAAGCTAGGGGAATTCCAGTTATAGTGTTTAAAGATGCTGGGATTCCACAAGAAGTTTGTGAGTATTGTATAAAAGTTGAAGACGAATTACCATCTTTGGATTATATTTTATCTTTCGGTGAAAAATATGGTGAGAAACTAAGAAAGGAGGCAAGTAAATTCTCTTGGGAAAACTCCATAAAGGGAATAATAAATGTATACAATAGCTTAATGCATTAA
- a CDS encoding glycosyltransferase — translation MDRICVYGTVFNNVNTIEESIKSVFNPSYDIVIVDNYSRDGTWEKLQELRKEYNLTLLRLKSSRGKGRAYALEHCPDNSITAYFDLDTYYNENFHKAIQWTTTMLDKIVYGPFSLIAKKEIIKNEGSWRDLNVGEDTEFSIRIGFDYYIPVIATINLYRKNIDREFRYAKGIKYYKRRLRNTIDSIRGHGFNYHDIIEIYSNYGKMVTLAASIVFILAKLKGIYRYNKEVHNDILLIYNSLSKLVNPKELAIPEKFFMYPLPLMYSNMKSYTSQNLKEKLGDLLLYKCNDGYFRYVKNEEGLKLTLQQSNSPQIECIKEPL, via the coding sequence ATGGATAGGATTTGTGTATATGGTACTGTGTTTAATAATGTTAATACTATTGAGGAGAGTATTAAATCAGTCTTTAATCCTTCTTATGATATAGTAATAGTTGATAATTATTCTAGGGACGGTACGTGGGAGAAGTTACAGGAGTTAAGGAAGGAGTATAATTTAACTCTTTTGCGTTTAAAATCAAGTAGGGGTAAGGGCAGGGCCTATGCTTTAGAACATTGTCCTGATAATTCAATAACAGCATACTTTGATCTAGACACATACTATAATGAAAATTTCCACAAGGCTATACAATGGACAACAACTATGCTAGATAAGATAGTATATGGTCCTTTCTCACTAATAGCTAAAAAAGAAATTATTAAAAATGAGGGCAGTTGGAGGGATTTGAATGTAGGAGAAGATACAGAATTTTCTATAAGAATCGGATTTGATTATTATATACCAGTTATAGCTACAATAAATTTGTATAGGAAAAATATTGATAGGGAATTTAGATATGCTAAAGGTATAAAATACTATAAGAGAAGACTGAGAAATACTATAGACTCCATAAGGGGACATGGATTTAATTATCATGATATAATTGAAATTTATAGCAATTATGGAAAAATGGTTACGTTAGCAGCTAGTATAGTTTTTATTTTAGCTAAATTAAAGGGAATTTATAGATATAATAAAGAAGTACATAATGATATTTTGCTTATTTACAATTCTTTATCAAAACTTGTTAACCCAAAGGAATTAGCAATTCCAGAGAAGTTTTTCATGTATCCTTTACCACTTATGTATAGTAATATGAAAAGTTATACGTCACAAAATCTAAAAGAGAAACTCGGAGATTTACTTCTTTATAAGTGTAATGATGGATATTTCAGATATGTTAAAAACGAAGAAGGACTTAAGCTTACATTACAACAGTCAAATTCTCCTCAAATAGAATGCATAAAAGAGCCTTTATAG
- a CDS encoding glycosyltransferase family 4 protein — MIGVVVPVRTFINFFGGGEVHSKEVITRLAKKTDLLLLPPSSEIINNCREICNYLDKIPFDFPSFIKKCERLNYSEILHRYSECLNDVKIVYDPITYVYMDMSSKLNKIKLFLRSLNGKVYCDEIISFDAYCIAKTSNKPLVTTIQSEIRTYAESLRFLQGSIKYRLGDPLFGFKNRYNFLDIAKFGKILKDPIVKYVLSVSEGTLNALNIKNEKIRVLNPGNAFDPKLLQYRTKNKEKYLVFWARLYYLKGIFEIPYVMRNIVKRNNDVKLIIFGKFFNDKEKEKFFKLVKKFNLEKNIEYLGFISDKEKYKIVSKAKALIYPSHIDSFSLVILESLALGTPIISYDLPGPKSVYGDLEAVKFVEEFDVKAMADETLNILNMKDEDYLNLIYNEKLNKFLEKYNSWDKVTDEILKYINK; from the coding sequence GTGATAGGAGTAGTAGTACCAGTAAGGACATTTATCAATTTTTTTGGAGGAGGAGAAGTACATTCTAAAGAGGTTATAACTAGACTAGCTAAGAAAACAGACTTACTTTTATTACCTCCTTCTAGTGAAATTATAAATAATTGCAGAGAAATATGTAATTATCTTGATAAAATACCATTTGATTTTCCAAGTTTTATAAAAAAATGTGAAAGACTTAACTATTCGGAAATTTTACATAGATACTCAGAATGCCTAAATGACGTTAAAATAGTGTATGACCCTATTACCTACGTTTATATGGATATGTCTTCTAAATTAAATAAGATTAAGCTCTTTCTCAGATCTCTTAATGGGAAAGTATATTGTGATGAAATAATATCTTTTGACGCTTACTGCATTGCAAAGACTTCCAATAAACCATTAGTTACTACAATTCAATCTGAAATAAGGACTTATGCCGAATCACTAAGATTCTTACAAGGAAGCATAAAATACAGATTAGGAGACCCTCTATTCGGGTTTAAGAATAGATATAACTTCCTCGACATAGCTAAATTTGGAAAGATTTTGAAGGATCCTATTGTTAAGTATGTTTTATCAGTAAGTGAAGGAACTTTAAATGCTTTAAATATTAAGAACGAAAAGATTAGAGTTCTTAACCCCGGAAACGCATTCGATCCAAAACTTTTACAATACAGAACTAAGAATAAGGAAAAATACTTAGTATTTTGGGCTAGGTTATATTATCTAAAAGGGATATTCGAAATCCCATATGTAATGAGGAATATTGTAAAGAGAAACAATGATGTTAAACTCATAATATTCGGCAAATTCTTTAATGATAAGGAGAAGGAAAAATTCTTTAAATTAGTTAAAAAATTTAATTTGGAGAAAAACATAGAGTATCTAGGTTTTATTTCAGACAAGGAAAAATATAAAATAGTCAGTAAAGCAAAAGCATTGATATACCCATCTCACATTGATTCTTTTTCACTAGTAATTCTTGAATCCCTAGCATTAGGGACTCCGATAATATCTTATGACCTTCCAGGACCTAAGAGTGTATATGGAGATTTAGAAGCTGTGAAATTCGTAGAAGAGTTTGATGTAAAAGCAATGGCTGACGAGACGTTGAATATTCTAAATATGAAAGATGAAGATTACCTTAACTTAATATATAATGAGAAGCTTAATAAATTCTTAGAAAAATATAATAGCTGGGATAAAGTAACAGATGAAATTTTAAAGTATATTAATAAGTAA